A stretch of Arachis hypogaea cultivar Tifrunner chromosome 15, arahy.Tifrunner.gnm2.J5K5, whole genome shotgun sequence DNA encodes these proteins:
- the LOC112750078 gene encoding transcription initiation factor IIA subunit 2, with protein sequence MATFELYRRSTIGMCLTETLDEMVQNGTLSPELAIQVLVQFDKSMAEALETQVKSKVSIKGHLHTYRFCDNVWTFMLQDAVIKTDDCQENVGRVKIVACDSKLLTQ encoded by the exons ATGGCGACGTTCGAGTTGTACCGTAGATCAACGATCGGAATGTGCCTGACGGAGACTTTGGACGAGATGGTTCAAAACGGAACCCTTAGCCCAGAGCTGGCTATTCAGGTTCTTGTTCAGTTTGATAAG TCCATGGCTGAAGCATTGGAAACGCAAGTTAAGAGCAAGGTCTCCATTAAG GGACATCTCCACACATACAGATTTTGTGACAACGTTTGGACCTTCATGTTACAAGATGCAGTGATTAAGACTGATGACTGTCAAGAGAATGTTGGAAGAGTTAAAATTGTGGCATGTGATTCAAAGTTACTCACACAATAA